One genomic window of Ruminococcus gauvreauii includes the following:
- a CDS encoding DUF5131 family protein — protein MNWEPWTGCYKISDGCANCYFYGPYAKRYGQNTILKTDKFDWPIRRNKKGEYNIKGDKILATCFATDFFLPEADGWREEVWAMIRERTDIDFLILTKRIDRFLVSLPADWGEGYDNVNIGCTVENQALADYRLPLFLSYPIKRRFIACAPLLEAIDLTPYLYGVDHVTVGGETGRAARECDYEWVLNIREQCAGAGVTFWFKNTGSLFKHDGFVEKINPYQQTGRAKELGIDISDGKKLF, from the coding sequence ATGAACTGGGAACCGTGGACGGGCTGCTACAAAATAAGTGACGGCTGTGCAAACTGTTATTTTTATGGGCCGTATGCAAAACGCTATGGTCAGAATACGATTCTGAAAACAGATAAATTCGACTGGCCCATCCGGAGAAATAAAAAGGGCGAATACAACATCAAAGGGGATAAGATCCTCGCTACCTGCTTTGCCACCGACTTTTTCCTGCCTGAAGCAGACGGGTGGCGTGAAGAAGTCTGGGCAATGATCCGGGAACGGACGGACATTGATTTTTTGATTTTGACAAAGCGGATCGACCGCTTCTTGGTATCCCTTCCCGCCGACTGGGGTGAGGGCTATGACAATGTGAACATCGGCTGCACGGTAGAAAACCAGGCGCTGGCTGATTACCGGCTGCCCTTGTTTTTATCCTATCCTATAAAACGGCGTTTCATTGCCTGCGCTCCGCTTTTAGAGGCAATTGACCTGACCCCATATCTTTACGGAGTGGATCATGTTACCGTTGGCGGAGAAACGGGGCGGGCTGCGCGTGAGTGCGATTATGAGTGGGTGCTGAATATCCGGGAGCAATGCGCGGGGGCGGGCGTGACCTTTTGGTTTAAGAATACGGGTTCGCTTTTCAAGCATGACGGCTTCGTGGAAAAAATCAATCCATATCAGCAGACCGGCAGGGCGAAAGAGCTTGGTATTGATATTTCGGACGGAAAAAAGTTGTTTTGA
- the sigH gene encoding RNA polymerase sporulation sigma factor SigH has product MKNFDEFTDEELLERINHHDGKVEEYLLNKYKPLVRKKARAMYLAGGDTDDLIQEGMLGLFKAVRDFRPGKAASFSTFAQICIERQLYNAIQSSKRQKHQPLNSYVSLSDEEFASQLIQLSVQNPEAIIIDQESTAGIEKMIQSALSDFENQVLKLYLEGADYVQISEKLDRSVKSIDNALQRIRQKVKACVTGTEKT; this is encoded by the coding sequence ATGAAAAACTTTGACGAGTTTACGGATGAAGAGTTATTAGAACGAATAAATCATCATGATGGGAAAGTGGAAGAGTATCTGCTGAATAAATACAAGCCGTTGGTCAGGAAGAAAGCCAGGGCGATGTATCTGGCAGGCGGTGATACGGATGACCTGATACAGGAGGGCATGCTTGGCCTCTTTAAGGCAGTGCGTGATTTCCGCCCCGGAAAGGCAGCCTCTTTTTCTACATTTGCCCAGATCTGCATTGAGCGTCAGCTGTACAACGCCATTCAAAGCTCTAAAAGGCAGAAGCATCAGCCGCTGAATTCCTATGTTTCGCTGAGTGATGAAGAATTTGCATCTCAGCTTATCCAGCTTTCTGTACAAAATCCGGAAGCGATCATCATAGATCAGGAAAGCACTGCAGGAATTGAGAAAATGATACAGTCAGCACTCAGTGACTTTGAGAACCAGGTGCTCAAACTGTATCTGGAAGGTGCAGATTATGTTCAGATTTCTGAAAAGCTGGATCGTTCTGTTAAATCTATCGACAATGCATTGCAGCGCATCCGTCAGAAAGTCAAAGCATGTGTGACCGGGACAGAAAAAACCTGA
- a CDS encoding AE-binding protein: MEKQSIFPPVKDIVDDYDDGNIPEVDLPKNAADPLPESERPRKDGTGGD; this comes from the coding sequence ATGGAAAAACAATCTATTTTCCCGCCAGTGAAAGATATTGTCGATGATTACGACGATGGCAACATCCCGGAGGTGGATCTGCCGAAAAATGCGGCAGATCCGCTGCCGGAATCAGAACGGCCGCGCAAGGACGGGACCGGAGGGGACTGA
- a CDS encoding Mini-ribonuclease 3, translated as MEESLSYLKEQFQLADIDVRSYSPLSLAYIGDSIYDLLIRTIIMSEGNLPVQKMHKKASGLVKAQKQAGMMDRILPLLTDEEASVFRRGRNAKPHTVAKNASVSDYRRATGFEALMGYLYLSGNIKRMIDLMKAGLEEK; from the coding sequence ATGGAAGAGAGCTTAAGTTACCTGAAAGAACAATTTCAGCTGGCGGATATTGATGTGCGGTCATATTCGCCGCTGTCACTGGCTTATATCGGTGACAGCATTTATGACCTTCTGATCCGGACGATTATTATGAGCGAGGGTAATCTGCCGGTTCAGAAAATGCATAAAAAGGCCAGCGGGCTTGTCAAGGCACAGAAGCAGGCGGGTATGATGGACAGGATCCTGCCGCTTCTGACGGATGAGGAAGCCAGTGTGTTCAGAAGGGGAAGGAATGCAAAGCCACATACAGTCGCGAAGAATGCCTCAGTGTCGGATTACCGCAGGGCTACGGGGTTTGAAGCCCTGATGGGGTATCTGTATCTGTCAGGAAATATAAAAAGGATGATTGACCTGATGAAAGCAGGTCTGGAGGAAAAATAA
- the rlmB gene encoding 23S rRNA (guanosine(2251)-2'-O)-methyltransferase RlmB, translated as MENREFEENKIEGRNAVLEAFRAGRSVDKLFVLDGNQDGPVRTIIREAKKQDTIINYVAKERLDQISETGKHQGVIAYAASYVYSSVEAMLELAREKGEPPFLILLDNIEDPHNLGAIIRTANLAGAHGVIIPKRRAVGLTATVAKASAGALNYTPVAKVTNLSAEIDQLKKEGLWFVCADMGGESMYDLDLKGPIGLVIGSEGEGVSRLVREKCDFVASIPMKGDIDSLNASVAAGILAFEIVRQRG; from the coding sequence ATGGAAAATCGTGAGTTTGAGGAAAATAAAATAGAGGGGCGCAACGCGGTTCTTGAAGCCTTCCGTGCCGGGCGCAGTGTAGACAAACTGTTTGTCCTCGATGGAAATCAGGACGGGCCTGTAAGGACGATCATAAGGGAAGCCAAAAAACAGGATACGATCATCAATTACGTTGCAAAGGAACGGCTGGATCAAATTTCTGAGACAGGGAAGCATCAGGGTGTGATTGCATATGCCGCATCCTATGTATACAGCAGCGTGGAGGCGATGCTGGAGCTGGCCAGGGAAAAAGGCGAGCCGCCATTTCTGATACTGCTTGACAACATTGAAGATCCACATAATCTGGGAGCAATTATCCGTACAGCAAATCTGGCAGGGGCACACGGAGTGATTATCCCTAAGAGACGGGCGGTCGGACTGACAGCGACAGTCGCTAAGGCTTCGGCGGGGGCGCTGAACTATACCCCCGTTGCAAAGGTGACAAATCTGTCGGCGGAGATCGATCAGCTGAAAAAGGAAGGTCTCTGGTTTGTCTGTGCGGATATGGGAGGGGAATCCATGTACGATCTTGATCTGAAAGGGCCGATTGGTCTTGTGATCGGAAGCGAAGGAGAAGGTGTCAGTCGTCTTGTAAGAGAAAAATGTGATTTTGTGGCTTCCATACCGATGAAAGGAGACATTGATTCGCTGAATGCTTCGGTTGCTGCCGGAATTCTTGCTTTTGAAATCGTCAGACAGAGAGGTTAA
- a CDS encoding S8 family serine peptidase, producing MLYLYPAFLFHDGTTRIISIWDQTLQDDKTPQGFNFGSEFSREMINIALHSGEPMSVVTTFDDNGHGTAIASIIAGSRNEETSFSGVVPEAQLVVVKLKKAKQNLRKIMCVPDDVLCYQETDLMLGIRYVLNVAKTLGKPLVICIAISSAMTGHEAAGATSSYINNLGQMAQVNVSAAAGNEGNNRRHYYGNVTEAPFSEEFELKVSRKDPMFAFQIWPDLLARLSIQIISPNGESMPIVYPSLSGCVEHHFVLSTTTIWVNNILLEEENGTQIMH from the coding sequence TTGTTATACTTATATCCTGCCTTTCTTTTTCATGACGGGACGACGCGGATCATTTCTATATGGGATCAGACATTACAGGATGATAAGACGCCGCAGGGTTTTAACTTTGGGTCGGAATTCAGCAGGGAAATGATTAACATTGCGCTCCACTCCGGAGAACCGATGTCTGTTGTTACCACGTTCGATGATAACGGCCACGGTACAGCGATTGCGAGTATCATAGCAGGCAGCCGAAATGAAGAAACTTCTTTTTCCGGTGTCGTTCCGGAAGCTCAGCTTGTTGTGGTTAAACTTAAAAAGGCAAAACAGAACCTTCGGAAGATCATGTGTGTTCCTGATGACGTTTTATGCTATCAGGAGACAGATCTCATGCTGGGAATCCGATACGTATTAAATGTGGCAAAAACCCTGGGGAAACCACTTGTTATCTGCATTGCCATAAGTTCAGCCATGACAGGTCATGAGGCGGCAGGGGCGACAAGCAGTTATATTAATAATCTCGGACAAATGGCACAGGTCAATGTATCTGCTGCCGCGGGAAATGAAGGGAACAACCGCAGGCATTACTATGGCAATGTGACTGAGGCTCCTTTCAGCGAAGAGTTTGAGCTCAAAGTGTCCCGCAAGGACCCGATGTTTGCTTTCCAAATCTGGCCGGATCTTCTGGCAAGGCTTTCAATCCAGATTATATCGCCGAACGGAGAATCCATGCCGATTGTATACCCATCTTTATCCGGATGCGTTGAACATCATTTTGTCTTAAGCACGACAACGATATGGGTTAACAATATACTGCTTGAAGAGGAGAATGGAACGCAGATTATGCACTGA
- a CDS encoding ferritin-like domain-containing protein, producing the protein MSEGKCSECIYKAEGPYPKVQVKERNAAYAREMLSNMADIASEISDVSRYFYIAVMTAPKYGEISECFHNISIVEMHHLNIFAELARQLGADPRLWCVKNGRRRWWSPSYVGYPQELRAMIAESVKAEKDAVIKYSRQAKVIEDMNIVENLHRIIKDEECHLQTFQEMYDQL; encoded by the coding sequence ATGAGTGAAGGCAAATGCAGTGAGTGCATCTACAAGGCGGAGGGTCCGTATCCGAAAGTACAGGTAAAAGAAAGAAATGCAGCGTATGCCCGCGAGATGCTCAGCAATATGGCTGATATTGCGTCAGAGATAAGTGATGTCTCACGGTACTTTTACATAGCGGTTATGACGGCACCGAAGTACGGAGAGATTTCAGAATGTTTTCATAATATCAGTATTGTGGAGATGCATCATCTCAATATATTCGCGGAGCTGGCGAGGCAGCTCGGTGCAGACCCCAGACTCTGGTGCGTAAAGAACGGAAGGAGGCGCTGGTGGTCGCCTTCGTATGTCGGTTATCCTCAGGAGCTGAGGGCTATGATAGCAGAATCGGTTAAGGCTGAGAAGGATGCTGTTATAAAGTACTCCAGGCAGGCAAAAGTCATTGAAGATATGAATATTGTTGAAAATCTGCATCGTATTATTAAGGACGAAGAGTGCCATCTTCAGACATTTCAAGAGATGTATGATCAGCTGTAA